From the Vibrio natriegens NBRC 15636 = ATCC 14048 = DSM 759 genome, the window CGCGAGCAACGGAAGTCGAGCCAGAGATATTCACCTCTTTCGCCATAGCGGAAGGAAGAGCGATGGCCATGGCTAGCAGAGTCGCCACAGTAAAACGTAACATATTAAACTCCAAAAAATGGTATCAAGCAGCGCACATGATATTTCGTTGAGGTTACACTTTTGTGAACTTACCGGTCCAGAAGTAGGGAAATGCCTTCTTTTCAATGCGCTTTATTTTTGCGAACATCAGATGTTACTCACTCGCGCGTGAAGAAACAAAAGGGCTAGAGTGCCTCTTTTCGTTGGGGTAAGGTGTATACTAAGAACTACCTATCAGGAGATCTTTCATGTCAGTGTCTCAAATGGCAACCAGCCGTTTATACAAGTTAGTTCATTCACTCTGTTCTGCTCGTAATGCGAATTTACCCGTAGAGCAGGGCAAGTGTTTGTATGAACCTGTAGAAAATGGTGTGGAGCTTCATCGCGCACATTTCCTGCTAGATTCACAGCACAGTGAATATACGTCTCCAGTAGCAAAAATTTTGTTTGATGTGCAAACGCAACTTTGGCGTTTTTATGTGCCGAGTTACCAAACCGGTGACTTGAAATGGGTACCTTATGAAACTCTGCCATACAGCCAGTCCCTTGAAGTGTTACTGGGTGAACTAGAAAGCGACCCTCAGGCGTGTTTCTGGGAGTAGTGTTTTAAATATTTTTTCCGCTGAATATTAAAAAAGGCGCTTTGATAGCGCCTTTTTCGTTTCGGTTTATTCAGTGTTATTCAACCGTTTGTTCCGTCTGTGCTTTTGGCGGCTCAGCGAACACTTGCGTCGGTTTAGCAACTAAACTGCGGTTTTCCTGGTTCACATCTGCCAAGACAACTTCTAGCGTATCGCCCAGCTTGTACACCACTTCTTTATCGATGGAGATAGTACCGTTGTCACCGTTGCACTCAATGCGTTCTTTATTGTCAACAATGAGTGAGCCAGGAATAAACGCCGCGGCGCCGTTTTCAAGCAGGCGAACACGCGCACCAGCACGATTGATATCGAAAATTTCACCGATGTAGCGAGTTTGTTTGCTTGGCTCCTCAGCAAGAGTACGAGCGTAAAGCCAGTCAGACACATTACGCTCCGCAATTTTGTGGTGCTTACGGTGTAATGCCAGTTCTTCACCGACTTGATCATCAGGCTTTTGAACAGGTTCTTTGTCAAGAATCACCGCTTTTAGCATACGGTGGTTGATCATATCGCCGTATTTACGAATTGGAGATGTCCAAGTCGCGTAAATATCTAGGCCCATCGCGTAGTGAGGAAGTGGCTGATTGCCGACTTCACTGTACGCCTGGAACTTGCGGATGCGGTTATCCAAGTATGAAGTTTCCTGAGTAGACAACCAACGACGTAATGCTGCAAAGCCTTCCAGTGTCGCGATAGTGTCCGCTGTGAAGCCATGTGTACCTTCTGGGTCAACTAATTGTACAACTTCTTCAATCTTCTCTGCTTTGAGACCAGAGTGAGTGTTGAACACGCCAGTTTCAAACTTATCGCGAAGCGTGCGGCCAGCACAGATATTCGCTGTGATCATCGACTCTTCTACAAGACGGTTTGCACTGCGACGCATGTCTGCATGAATGGCAATAACGTCATTGTCTTCGCTAAGTTCGAAACGGTAGTCCGGACGGTCCGGGAATACAACCGCGTTCTTTTCACGCCAGTCGGCACGAGCAACGGAGAAGTCGTACAGGTCACGTACGATAGTTGCGATATCTTCCGATGGCTGCCATTTATCAGAGCTGCCATTTTCGATCCAGTCTGATACGTGGTCATAAGCAAGACGAGCGTGAGACTTAATGTTCGCAGCAAAGAAGTTGATGTTATCACCAATCACACCATCTTTACTTACGCTTACGGTACAGCAAAGGGCAGGGCGAGTTTCACCTTCAATAAGAGAACATAGGTCATCAGCAAGATCGCGAGGCAGCATTGGGATGTTGCGCCCTGGCAAGTAGATCGTGTAGCCACGCTCACGAGCGACTTTGTCCATTTCATCTTCTGGCGTAATGTATGCGGTAGGATCGGCAATCGCGATGGTCAGTTCAAAATCGCCAGATTCTGTTTTCTTCGCATGCAGCGCATCGTCCATATCTTTGGTGGACTCGCCATCGATAGTTACGAATGGAACGTGAGTTAAATCAACGCGGTCTAATTCCGCGTCGTCTTTTAACTCCCAGTTCTCAATACCAGCAGGCTCAGAGTTTGGAAGATCGTTTTGTGCCAAGGTTACCCACCATGGTGCGATCTTATCGTCAGCATCCGTGATTTTTTCAGAGATTTCTACGAAGAAAGAGTTGTCACCTTTAAGAGGGTGGCGAATAAGATGGCCGACAACCCAATCACCTTCATTGAAGTTATCTGGCTTTTGGCCTTTCTTTAGTTTTGCTTTTAGCGACAACTTTTTCAGTTGAGGGTGGTCAGGAACAACATTCAGCTTACCTTTGAACATTTTTACACGGCCAATAAAGCGAGTAAGTGACTGTTCTAGCAGCTCTTGTGGCTCTGCAACTTCACGTTCATTCTCTGTACGAATAATGGCGACTACTTTATCGCCATGAATGCACTTTTTCATGTACGCAGGTGGAATGAAGAAACTGGTTTTGCTGTCCACTTCAAGGAAACCAAAGCCTTTATCTGTTGCTTTGATTGACCCTTCTTTTTTAGGAAGGTTTTCTTGGATTTGCTGCTTAAGTTGGGCTAATAGCGGGTTATCTTGAAACATCTTGATTTTCTATCTGATTGTTTTTAATAAATTTATTTTCTTTCCCCAAGCCTCTTTACCATTCTTTCCTAACAAGAGAGCGAACGTAAGAAGGCATTCGGCGGTCGCAATAAATTTACCGAAATAGTTACTGCGACACATGTTACTTGGCATAGGAATGATTGTATAGTGATCATTGTGTTCATAAAGGTATTGAGCCGCGCTTTTCTGGTTAAGACATCCAAGTATGTTCTTTCTTCTAAAAAACGTAACACATGGAAAACAAGCCTGTACTAGGCTCAACGATGGAATGGATGTTTATATTTACTCGTCGTTACAATCGTTAACTAGAAAAAAAGCACCCATTGGTTAAGATTTAATCAACCAAGGAGGCGTATATGAAAAGGTTTGAGAACATACTTTTTGCGACCCAAGGACTTCCTGGGCATAGTGACGCGCTAGGGCAAGCTATTAGAATCGCATCCAATGATCACGTTCAAGTGTCTGGTCTTATTGCTTGTCCCGACTTTCCGAGCCACTTGGTTCAATATCAGCAAAGGTATGAGCAGTCTCTGTATGACTCTTTACTGGCAAGGGTAGAAGCCTTGCGCATCGAATATGGTGCCGCTAAAGAGCAAGTGCCGTTTCCTCTTTCTGTTAAAAGCAGCGTGCAACCCGCTGTTTGTATTATTCAAGAAGCCATTGCTCATGAGCATGATTTGATCATCAAAGAGGCTGAACCTATTGATGAAGGGTCAGAAGGTTTTAAAGCTCTTGATATGACGCTATTGCGAAAATGTCCGTGTGCGGTTTGGTTA encodes:
- the rnb gene encoding exoribonuclease II is translated as MFQDNPLLAQLKQQIQENLPKKEGSIKATDKGFGFLEVDSKTSFFIPPAYMKKCIHGDKVVAIIRTENEREVAEPQELLEQSLTRFIGRVKMFKGKLNVVPDHPQLKKLSLKAKLKKGQKPDNFNEGDWVVGHLIRHPLKGDNSFFVEISEKITDADDKIAPWWVTLAQNDLPNSEPAGIENWELKDDAELDRVDLTHVPFVTIDGESTKDMDDALHAKKTESGDFELTIAIADPTAYITPEDEMDKVARERGYTIYLPGRNIPMLPRDLADDLCSLIEGETRPALCCTVSVSKDGVIGDNINFFAANIKSHARLAYDHVSDWIENGSSDKWQPSEDIATIVRDLYDFSVARADWREKNAVVFPDRPDYRFELSEDNDVIAIHADMRRSANRLVEESMITANICAGRTLRDKFETGVFNTHSGLKAEKIEEVVQLVDPEGTHGFTADTIATLEGFAALRRWLSTQETSYLDNRIRKFQAYSEVGNQPLPHYAMGLDIYATWTSPIRKYGDMINHRMLKAVILDKEPVQKPDDQVGEELALHRKHHKIAERNVSDWLYARTLAEEPSKQTRYIGEIFDINRAGARVRLLENGAAAFIPGSLIVDNKERIECNGDNGTISIDKEVVYKLGDTLEVVLADVNQENRSLVAKPTQVFAEPPKAQTEQTVE
- a CDS encoding DUF3024 domain-containing protein, translating into MSVSQMATSRLYKLVHSLCSARNANLPVEQGKCLYEPVENGVELHRAHFLLDSQHSEYTSPVAKILFDVQTQLWRFYVPSYQTGDLKWVPYETLPYSQSLEVLLGELESDPQACFWE